One segment of Bradyrhizobium sp. WD16 DNA contains the following:
- a CDS encoding acyltransferase gives MAGFRFQSLQAGRGLAALAVVLYHAADTITLPKYIGPDPTGLLAYFLPGHAGVHYFFVLSGFVIYHVHGHDRGAPAFSNFIWKRTTRLVPALWVWLAVVTTLLYLQPGAAAEAFGLRSVLQAFSLIPVEQEVVLKVEWTLRHEMLFYVLYALYVLYRPLGAIVLSTWFAGSLISHLADASFPYDFVFSPFHLLFLSGIGIAHVLSRRRIPAPHMMVAAGFVALAVAWLRDPGYRVDGLNGQLIGFGAGATLMIAGLTELDRQHRLPYSVLLGHLGDASYSLYLTNLTIISASCKVATIVNGKYGLPPLVWFCAAVATSVAFGWLFHRYVERPLLRMLQRGRGHAQRNREALVRWI, from the coding sequence ATGGCAGGCTTTCGCTTCCAGTCGCTGCAGGCGGGGCGCGGCCTCGCGGCGCTGGCCGTCGTGCTGTATCACGCGGCGGATACAATCACCCTGCCGAAGTATATCGGCCCCGATCCGACAGGATTACTCGCGTATTTTCTGCCCGGCCACGCCGGGGTACATTACTTTTTCGTCTTGAGCGGCTTTGTCATCTATCATGTTCACGGACATGATCGTGGCGCGCCGGCATTTTCGAACTTCATCTGGAAGCGAACGACGAGGCTGGTGCCCGCATTGTGGGTGTGGCTCGCCGTCGTCACGACTCTTCTCTATCTCCAACCCGGCGCCGCGGCAGAGGCCTTTGGTCTTCGATCGGTACTGCAAGCGTTTTCATTGATACCCGTCGAGCAGGAGGTCGTCCTCAAGGTCGAGTGGACGCTGCGGCATGAAATGCTGTTTTACGTGCTGTACGCCCTTTATGTTCTCTACCGCCCCCTCGGGGCGATCGTTCTTTCGACATGGTTTGCCGGCTCGTTGATCTCGCATCTTGCCGACGCCTCCTTCCCGTATGACTTCGTCTTTTCCCCCTTTCATCTGCTGTTCCTGAGCGGAATTGGCATTGCCCATGTCCTTTCCCGCCGGCGGATTCCCGCACCACACATGATGGTTGCGGCAGGCTTCGTCGCTCTTGCCGTGGCGTGGCTGCGCGACCCCGGCTATCGCGTCGACGGCCTCAACGGCCAGCTCATCGGATTCGGGGCCGGCGCGACATTGATGATCGCAGGACTGACCGAACTGGACCGGCAGCATCGCCTCCCCTATTCGGTCCTGCTCGGTCATCTTGGCGACGCCTCGTATTCGCTCTATCTCACCAATCTGACGATCATTTCCGCGTCCTGTAAGGTCGCCACGATCGTCAACGGCAAGTACGGCCTGCCGCCGCTCGTGTGGTTCTGCGCCGCTGTCGCAACAAGCGTGGCGTTTGGCTGGTTATTCCATCGATACGTCGAGCGCCCACTGCTTCGCATGCTCCAGCGCGGGCGCGGCCACGCGCAGCGCAATCGTGAAGCGCTGGTGCGGTGGATCTGA
- a CDS encoding OmpW family protein has protein sequence MKTSIVARFAFAAALTIGAAGQAAQAADLSTQAPVYKAIPVEPWSPWQIRLRALGVLPESGNSTVNVAAAPGLSSPFSGLDINNQVIPELDISYYFTPNIAAELILGVTKHHITGTGALGGLDIGKAWLLPPTLTFQYHFTNFGAFQPYLGVGVNYTVFFSQSAANVVTPAGLPAAGLSTTYLNIKNAPGLALQAGFDYMIDRHWGLNFDVKKLFLRADYNAIVNGTIAVNGRANIDPWLIGGGITYRF, from the coding sequence ATGAAGACTTCCATCGTGGCGCGGTTTGCCTTTGCCGCCGCCCTGACCATTGGCGCTGCCGGCCAGGCTGCCCAGGCCGCCGATCTGAGCACCCAAGCGCCCGTCTACAAGGCCATCCCGGTGGAGCCCTGGAGCCCCTGGCAGATTCGCCTGCGCGCGCTCGGCGTGCTGCCCGAGAGCGGCAACAGCACCGTGAATGTTGCCGCGGCTCCCGGCCTGTCCTCGCCGTTCTCCGGGCTCGACATCAACAATCAGGTCATTCCTGAACTCGACATCAGCTACTACTTCACGCCGAACATCGCCGCCGAACTCATCCTCGGTGTCACCAAGCACCACATCACCGGCACCGGTGCGCTGGGTGGCCTCGATATCGGCAAGGCCTGGCTGCTGCCGCCGACCCTGACCTTCCAGTACCACTTCACCAACTTCGGCGCCTTCCAGCCCTATTTGGGCGTCGGCGTGAACTACACGGTGTTCTTCAGCCAGTCGGCTGCCAACGTCGTGACGCCCGCCGGCCTGCCGGCCGCCGGCCTGAGCACCACCTATCTGAACATCAAGAACGCCCCGGGCCTCGCCCTCCAGGCCGGCTTCGACTACATGATCGACCGCCATTGGGGCCTCAACTTCGACGTCAAGAAGCTGTTCCTGCGGGCCGACTACAACGCTATCGTCAACGGCACGATCGCCGTCAATGGCCGCGCCAACATCGATCCGTGGCTGATCGGCGGTGGTATCACCTACCGCTTCTGA
- a CDS encoding MFS transporter — translation MTDAACAGTLPAASQDSTSTTARRIKSIFGGSVGNLVEWYDWYAYSAFALYFAKAFFPAGNPTAQLLNTAAVFALGFIMRPIGGWVMGVYADRYGRRAALSLSVLLMCAGSLVIALTPSYALIGVWAPVLLVLARLGQGISLGGEYGASATYLSEVATSESRGFYSSFQYVTLIMGQLTALAVLLVLQFFLLSPAQLDAWGWRIPFVIGALCALVAFWLRRSMVESQQFEHARDHTRQRPSMFGQIRALAQHPRAVATVVGLTMGGTVAFYTYTIYMQKFLVNTVGLSKDQSTLISAASLFLFMCLQPVFGALSDRIGRRPLLVGFGVLGTLLTVPLLTELSTTHDPLLAFGLIMAALLIVSGYTSINAVVKAELFPTEIRATGVALPYAVAVSVFGGTAEYIALYFKSIGHEPWFYWYVSGCIACSLLVYLVMPDTKATSLIDRDATAR, via the coding sequence ATGACCGATGCCGCATGTGCCGGAACGCTGCCGGCAGCCAGCCAGGACAGCACCTCGACCACTGCCCGCCGGATCAAATCGATCTTCGGCGGGTCGGTCGGCAATCTCGTCGAGTGGTACGACTGGTACGCCTATTCCGCCTTCGCGCTCTATTTCGCCAAGGCCTTCTTTCCCGCCGGCAATCCCACGGCCCAGCTTCTCAACACCGCGGCGGTGTTCGCCCTCGGCTTCATCATGCGGCCGATCGGCGGCTGGGTCATGGGCGTCTATGCCGACCGCTACGGACGCCGTGCCGCGCTCAGCCTCTCGGTTCTGCTGATGTGCGCCGGCTCGCTGGTGATCGCGCTGACCCCGAGCTACGCCCTGATCGGCGTCTGGGCGCCGGTGCTGCTGGTGCTGGCGCGCCTTGGCCAGGGCATCAGCCTCGGCGGCGAATACGGCGCCAGCGCCACCTATCTCTCCGAGGTCGCCACCTCCGAGAGCCGCGGCTTCTATTCGAGCTTTCAATACGTCACGCTGATCATGGGTCAGCTTACCGCGCTCGCCGTCCTGCTGGTGCTGCAGTTCTTCCTGCTCTCGCCGGCCCAGCTCGACGCCTGGGGCTGGCGCATTCCGTTCGTCATTGGGGCGCTGTGCGCGCTGGTCGCGTTCTGGCTGCGACGCTCGATGGTCGAAAGCCAGCAGTTCGAGCATGCCCGCGACCACACCCGGCAGCGGCCATCGATGTTCGGCCAGATCCGGGCGCTGGCGCAGCATCCGCGCGCCGTCGCCACCGTGGTCGGCCTGACCATGGGCGGCACTGTCGCCTTCTACACCTACACGATCTACATGCAGAAATTCCTGGTGAACACGGTCGGCCTCAGCAAGGATCAGTCGACCCTGATCTCCGCGGCCTCGCTGTTCCTCTTCATGTGCCTGCAGCCGGTGTTCGGCGCGCTGTCGGACCGCATCGGCCGCCGGCCGCTGCTGGTCGGCTTCGGCGTCCTCGGCACCCTGCTGACGGTGCCGCTGTTGACCGAATTGTCGACGACGCACGATCCGCTGCTGGCCTTCGGCCTGATCATGGCGGCCCTGCTGATCGTGTCGGGCTATACCTCGATCAATGCGGTGGTGAAGGCCGAGCTGTTTCCGACCGAGATCCGCGCCACCGGCGTCGCCCTGCCCTATGCGGTCGCGGTGTCGGTGTTCGGCGGAACGGCCGAATATATCGCGCTGTACTTCAAGTCGATCGGCCATGAGCCCTGGTTCTACTGGTATGTCTCGGGCTGCATCGCCTGCTCGCTGCTCGTCTATCTGGTGATGCCCGACACCAAGGCCACCTCGCTGATCGACCGCGACGCCACCGCGCGCTGA
- a CDS encoding ATP-binding protein codes for MDRDTTKPLAATTGLWRRLALPVLIAALAAAAAAVYLAVDDYGRRVTERTADARLSLTSDTLRDTINHFVGIPELAGASRQVTDLLGHPDDAQLRDRANQFLERTAAEVGLAALFVVDRSGTALAASNWRESTSFVGHGYAFRSYFTDALIKGHGRLFGVGVTTGVPGYFLTSRIGSADAASGVVVAKVDFAPLEASWSAGGERVLVSDADGVVFLATEASLRYRPIGRLTAAGAAAIAAEQRYATHPIGPPITPAQIGAGAVASRPVDGTRWHITVVVPWLGRGWQPATAAALTLLAGIVLALAVVIRAQRRARVVAERESKAALERRVAERTADLALALQRLETEIAERRRVDADLHRARDELVQAAKLAAMGRAFSGLAHEVNQPLAALRTYLSSTRLLIGRGDHAEAIRNIAVMDGAVERVTTLTSELKRLARRSDDSRAEIDLAAVARRVAELLRFRFADAGARLVVEIASEVRIHGDSARLEQVVLNLLLNAIDAVTAQDERTITLTVDVEDGQAHLVVGDRGPGVADQDRARLFEPFFTTKEVGVGLGLGLAISYAIVRDHGGTIRYERSSSGETRFHVHLPLLARRTGEIAA; via the coding sequence ATGGATCGTGACACGACCAAACCGCTCGCGGCGACGACAGGCCTGTGGCGCCGGCTCGCGCTGCCCGTCCTGATCGCCGCGCTCGCGGCGGCGGCCGCCGCGGTCTATCTCGCCGTCGACGACTACGGCCGCAGGGTCACGGAACGGACCGCCGACGCGCGGCTGTCGCTGACCAGCGACACGCTCCGCGACACCATCAACCACTTCGTCGGCATCCCGGAGCTCGCCGGCGCGAGCCGGCAGGTCACCGACCTGCTGGGGCACCCCGACGATGCGCAGCTGCGTGACCGCGCCAACCAATTCCTCGAGCGGACCGCGGCCGAGGTCGGCCTCGCGGCGCTGTTCGTCGTCGACCGCTCCGGCACGGCGCTGGCGGCCAGCAACTGGCGCGAGAGCACGAGCTTCGTCGGACACGGTTACGCGTTCCGCTCCTATTTCACCGATGCCCTGATCAAGGGCCACGGGCGGCTGTTCGGGGTCGGTGTCACCACCGGCGTGCCCGGCTATTTCCTGACTTCGCGCATCGGCTCGGCCGATGCCGCCTCTGGGGTCGTGGTCGCCAAGGTCGATTTCGCCCCGCTCGAAGCGAGTTGGTCGGCCGGCGGCGAACGGGTCCTGGTCAGCGATGCGGACGGCGTCGTCTTTCTCGCCACCGAAGCGTCGCTCCGCTATCGCCCCATCGGCCGCCTCACGGCCGCGGGCGCCGCGGCGATCGCCGCCGAACAGCGCTACGCCACCCATCCGATCGGTCCGCCGATCACGCCGGCCCAGATCGGCGCCGGGGCGGTCGCGTCACGACCGGTCGACGGCACGCGCTGGCACATCACCGTGGTGGTGCCCTGGCTCGGCCGCGGCTGGCAGCCGGCGACGGCGGCGGCGCTGACGCTCCTGGCGGGCATCGTGCTGGCGCTTGCGGTCGTCATCCGGGCGCAGCGTCGCGCCCGCGTCGTTGCCGAGCGCGAGAGCAAGGCGGCGCTGGAGCGGCGCGTCGCCGAACGCACCGCCGATCTCGCCTTGGCCTTGCAACGGCTCGAAACCGAAATCGCCGAACGGCGCCGGGTCGATGCCGATCTCCATCGCGCCCGCGACGAACTGGTGCAGGCTGCCAAGCTCGCCGCCATGGGCCGGGCCTTCTCGGGCCTTGCCCATGAGGTCAACCAGCCGCTGGCGGCGCTGCGGACCTATCTGTCGAGCACGCGGCTCCTGATCGGGCGCGGCGACCACGCCGAAGCCATCCGCAACATCGCCGTGATGGACGGCGCGGTCGAGCGCGTCACGACGCTGACCTCCGAGCTCAAACGCCTCGCGAGGCGCAGCGACGACAGCCGCGCCGAGATCGACCTTGCCGCGGTGGCGCGCCGGGTCGCCGAGCTGCTCCGCTTCCGCTTCGCCGATGCCGGCGCGAGGCTGGTGGTCGAGATCGCCTCGGAGGTTCGCATCCATGGCGACAGCGCCCGTCTCGAACAGGTCGTGCTCAACCTGCTGCTCAACGCCATCGACGCGGTGACCGCCCAGGACGAGCGCACCATCACGCTGACGGTCGATGTCGAGGACGGCCAGGCCCATCTCGTGGTCGGCGATCGCGGGCCCGGCGTCGCCGACCAGGATCGCGCCCGGCTGTTCGAGCCGTTCTTCACCACCAAGGAGGTCGGCGTCGGACTGGGATTGGGCCTCGCCATCAGCTACGCCATCGTCCGCGACCACGGCGGAACCATCCGCTACGAGCGCTCATCGAGCGGCGAGACCCGCTTCCACGTCCATCTGCCGTTGCTGGCGCGCCGCACCGGAGAGATCGCAGCGTGA
- a CDS encoding methyl-accepting chemotaxis protein, protein MGLRLQIAVLTIAGVALTGALCLAGLFAVSQTQIAADDSMRLRNEAAGLTEGYLAARQIGADFIRKPAETAIARHAEVINKALGYLADIEAALGAAATGEASRQAAALHSGMNLYATRFQNLVSARRNLGFNENEGLQGRLRDAAHQIEARLDPMGQQHLSNLLLLMRRHEKDFMLRGGDTYVDQFQKRVGEFETALAAPSLSAAEKDELRRLVAAYRTAFLAFSLSWETLNEEADDYATVFDQTRPTLVALGEEANQSYLAAQAHASQTRQYLNWSILTAILAIGAVALYFGQRIARSLALTTAAMRRLAGGDFDVVLPGLHRRDEIGEMALAVEDFKIRAAERAQLEIEQRSEQDRILAARSKAEIRQLANLFENAVGEIIATVAATAVELESTAEKLKHNADATAALSADVATASEAAASSVRLVDAAVTGMARSVATIGEQMAVSNRIAEDAVRQAGITDTRILDLAQAATRIGEVVNLIQSIAKQTNLLALNATIEAARAGSAGRGFAIVAQEVKALASQTAQATGDIQAHIAGMQTATDGSVAALRGVSDIITRIAEIAAETGLAVSGQGQITHEIADSAQHAAAETGEVGARIIALSSAATDTGTASSQVLTSARQLSSESHRLKAELASFLSRVRAA, encoded by the coding sequence ATGGGCTTGAGGCTGCAGATTGCCGTGCTGACGATCGCCGGTGTCGCCTTGACCGGCGCGCTTTGCCTCGCCGGGCTGTTCGCGGTGTCTCAAACACAAATCGCCGCCGACGACAGCATGCGCCTGCGCAACGAGGCCGCCGGCCTGACCGAGGGCTATCTCGCCGCCCGCCAGATCGGCGCCGACTTCATCCGCAAGCCCGCCGAGACCGCCATCGCACGCCACGCCGAGGTCATCAACAAGGCGCTCGGTTATCTCGCCGATATCGAAGCGGCCCTCGGCGCGGCAGCGACCGGCGAGGCCTCGCGCCAGGCCGCCGCCCTGCACAGCGGCATGAATCTCTACGCCACGCGCTTTCAGAACCTCGTCTCCGCCCGGCGCAATCTCGGCTTCAACGAGAACGAAGGCCTGCAGGGCCGGCTGCGCGACGCCGCCCATCAGATCGAGGCGCGCCTCGATCCGATGGGCCAGCAGCACCTCTCCAACCTGCTGCTCTTGATGCGGCGTCACGAGAAGGACTTCATGCTGCGCGGTGGCGACACCTACGTCGACCAGTTCCAGAAGCGGGTCGGAGAATTCGAAACCGCCCTCGCCGCCCCTTCGTTGAGCGCCGCCGAGAAGGACGAGCTACGCAGGCTCGTGGCGGCCTATCGCACAGCCTTCCTGGCGTTCAGCTTGAGCTGGGAGACACTGAACGAAGAGGCCGACGACTACGCCACGGTGTTCGACCAGACCCGGCCGACGCTGGTGGCGCTCGGCGAGGAGGCCAATCAGAGCTATCTGGCGGCACAGGCTCACGCGAGCCAGACCCGGCAGTATCTCAACTGGTCGATCCTCACCGCCATCCTCGCCATCGGCGCCGTCGCGCTCTATTTCGGGCAGCGGATCGCGCGCAGCCTGGCGTTGACCACGGCGGCGATGCGCCGGCTCGCCGGCGGCGACTTCGATGTGGTGCTGCCGGGGCTTCATCGCCGCGACGAGATCGGCGAGATGGCGCTGGCGGTCGAGGACTTCAAGATCCGTGCGGCCGAACGGGCGCAATTGGAGATCGAGCAGCGCAGCGAACAGGATCGCATCCTCGCGGCGCGCAGCAAGGCCGAAATCCGGCAACTGGCGAACCTGTTCGAAAACGCGGTTGGCGAGATCATCGCCACCGTGGCCGCGACCGCGGTCGAGCTGGAGTCGACCGCGGAAAAGCTCAAGCACAATGCCGACGCCACCGCGGCGCTGTCGGCCGATGTCGCCACGGCTTCGGAGGCCGCCGCCTCCAGCGTCCGCCTTGTCGACGCCGCGGTCACCGGCATGGCGAGGTCGGTGGCGACGATCGGCGAACAGATGGCGGTTTCCAACCGCATCGCCGAGGACGCTGTCCGGCAGGCCGGCATCACCGATACGCGCATTCTCGACCTTGCGCAGGCAGCCACGCGCATCGGCGAGGTCGTCAACCTGATCCAGTCGATCGCCAAGCAGACCAATCTGCTCGCCCTGAATGCCACCATCGAGGCGGCCCGCGCCGGCTCGGCCGGCCGCGGCTTCGCGATCGTAGCGCAGGAGGTCAAGGCGCTTGCCTCGCAGACCGCCCAGGCGACCGGCGATATCCAGGCGCATATCGCCGGCATGCAGACCGCGACCGACGGCTCGGTCGCGGCACTGCGCGGCGTCAGCGACATCATCACGAGGATCGCCGAGATCGCGGCAGAAACCGGCCTTGCGGTCTCCGGCCAGGGCCAGATCACCCACGAGATCGCCGACAGTGCCCAACACGCGGCGGCGGAGACCGGTGAGGTCGGCGCCCGCATCATCGCCCTCAGTTCCGCGGCCACCGACACCGGAACGGCGTCGTCGCAGGTCCTCACCTCGGCGCGGCAGCTGTCATCCGAGAGCCATCGCCTGAAGGCAGAGCTGGCAAGCTTCCTGTCGCGCGTCCGCGCGGCGTAG
- a CDS encoding Crp/Fnr family transcriptional regulator translates to MSLAAGPACEACPHGVGAAAGAPFTCARRQLGPGQHLFSAGDLAREVIFVRKGALRLYWLLRDGRRRIIGFRGAGEAIIPEEGQQHRFSAQAVTAAEVRAIPLTPFHAAARSNSTVLVGLHRQLARERDAAYELIAILGRHDAEASVAAFLLDLDDRTSSGTPGEWLQLSILRADIADYLGLSHETVSRVLTAFRQRRLIEIARSRQLRLLDRAVLVQIAGKGDVDRKRIGVSA, encoded by the coding sequence TTGAGCCTTGCGGCGGGCCCGGCCTGCGAGGCCTGTCCACATGGGGTCGGCGCGGCCGCGGGCGCGCCCTTCACTTGCGCGCGCCGTCAGCTCGGCCCCGGCCAGCATCTGTTTTCTGCAGGAGATCTCGCCCGCGAGGTGATCTTCGTCCGCAAGGGGGCCCTGCGGCTCTACTGGCTGCTGCGCGACGGTCGCCGCCGAATCATCGGCTTCCGTGGCGCCGGCGAGGCGATCATTCCCGAGGAAGGACAGCAGCATCGGTTCAGCGCCCAGGCGGTGACCGCGGCCGAGGTGCGCGCGATTCCGCTCACGCCGTTTCACGCTGCGGCCCGCAGCAACAGCACCGTTCTGGTGGGGCTTCACCGCCAGCTCGCCCGCGAACGCGATGCGGCTTACGAGCTCATCGCCATCCTGGGGCGCCACGATGCCGAGGCCAGCGTTGCCGCCTTTCTGCTCGACCTCGACGATCGGACCAGTAGCGGCACGCCCGGCGAGTGGCTGCAGCTGTCGATTCTGCGGGCCGATATCGCCGACTATCTCGGTCTCAGCCATGAGACCGTCTCCCGCGTCCTGACCGCCTTCCGCCAGCGCCGGCTGATCGAGATCGCCCGTTCGCGCCAGCTTCGCCTGCTCGATCGCGCCGTGCTCGTCCAGATCGCCGGCAAGGGCGACGTCGACCGCAAGCGAATCGGCGTCTCGGCGTGA
- a CDS encoding sigma-54 dependent transcriptional regulator, whose protein sequence is MTEAGGTILIVDDDEILLGALAQWLGLSGFATRSARSVDDALRLLDDAPGDAVLCDVRMPGRDGIELLDIVGRSWPGLPVVLLTGHGDVPLAVDALKRGAFDFLTKPHDPDRLVATLRNACEQSQLRRRVAAVEAELAGEDGVAARLVGRSDAMRRLQDEVRGLIDAPLDVLIRGETGSGKEVVARALHDCGPRRTKPFVAINCAAIPGEMIESELFGHEAGAFTGARQARIGKFEFADGGIVFLDEVESMPSAAQAKLLRVLQERVVERVGGNRQIRIDVRIVSASKVDLREAAQAGSFRADLYYRLAGYEIAIPPLRQRGDDILMLFARFAADAAKAAGRQPPALSAAAAAAVLDHDWPGNVRELRGAAERFGLGLGLRLHGEAVGGETPPPGLDALMDAYERKVIVAALEEAGGSIARAMTTLGLPRRTLNEKMRRHGIERPKTSPGDPD, encoded by the coding sequence GTGACGGAGGCGGGCGGCACCATCCTGATCGTCGACGACGACGAAATCCTGCTCGGCGCCCTCGCCCAATGGCTCGGACTGAGCGGCTTTGCGACGCGCAGCGCCCGCTCCGTCGACGATGCCCTGCGTCTCCTCGATGACGCGCCCGGCGACGCCGTGCTGTGCGACGTGCGGATGCCGGGCCGCGACGGCATCGAGCTGCTCGACATCGTCGGTCGCTCCTGGCCGGGATTGCCGGTGGTGCTGCTCACCGGCCATGGCGACGTTCCCCTGGCGGTCGATGCGCTCAAGCGCGGCGCCTTCGATTTCCTGACCAAGCCCCATGATCCGGACCGCCTCGTCGCCACCTTGCGCAATGCCTGCGAGCAGAGCCAGCTGCGCCGACGCGTCGCGGCCGTCGAGGCCGAACTCGCCGGCGAAGATGGCGTCGCCGCGCGGCTCGTCGGCCGCTCCGACGCGATGCGCCGCCTGCAGGACGAAGTCCGCGGCCTGATCGATGCGCCGCTGGATGTCCTGATCCGCGGCGAGACCGGCTCCGGCAAGGAGGTCGTCGCCCGCGCCCTGCACGACTGCGGGCCGCGCCGGACCAAGCCCTTCGTGGCGATCAATTGCGCCGCCATCCCCGGCGAGATGATCGAGAGCGAATTGTTCGGCCACGAGGCCGGCGCCTTCACCGGCGCGCGCCAGGCGCGGATCGGCAAGTTCGAATTCGCCGACGGCGGCATCGTCTTCCTCGACGAGGTCGAAAGCATGCCCTCCGCCGCGCAGGCCAAGCTGCTGCGGGTGCTGCAGGAGCGCGTGGTCGAACGCGTCGGCGGCAATCGCCAGATCCGCATCGATGTGCGGATCGTCAGCGCCAGCAAGGTCGACCTGCGCGAGGCCGCCCAGGCCGGCTCGTTCCGCGCCGATCTCTACTACCGCCTCGCCGGCTATGAGATCGCCATCCCGCCGCTGCGCCAGCGCGGCGACGACATCCTGATGCTGTTCGCCCGCTTCGCCGCGGATGCCGCCAAGGCGGCCGGTCGGCAGCCGCCGGCGCTGTCGGCCGCGGCTGCCGCCGCCGTGCTCGATCACGACTGGCCCGGCAATGTCCGGGAATTGCGCGGCGCCGCCGAGCGCTTCGGGCTCGGCCTCGGCCTGCGCCTTCACGGCGAAGCCGTCGGCGGCGAGACCCCGCCGCCGGGCCTCGACGCGCTGATGGACGCCTATGAACGCAAGGTGATCGTCGCCGCGCTCGAGGAGGCCGGCGGTTCGATCGCGCGGGCGATGACGACGCTCGGCCTGCCGCGGCGGACCCTGAACGAAAAAATGCGCCGCCACGGCATCGAGCGACCGAAGACGTCGCCCGGCGACCCCGACTGA